In Bradyrhizobium lablabi, one DNA window encodes the following:
- a CDS encoding (2Fe-2S)-binding protein, whose protein sequence is MATTLTINGEQKSFDAPADMPLLWVLRDILGLTGTKFGCGIAQCGACTVHIDGKPVRSCMLPVGALRDRAVTTIEGVGATPAGAKVQKAWLDLEVIQCGYCQPGQVMSAAALLASTPNPDDSDIDAAMAGNICRCGTYVRIRAAIKQAASGRQS, encoded by the coding sequence ATGGCCACGACCCTGACAATCAATGGCGAACAGAAGTCGTTCGACGCGCCGGCGGACATGCCGCTGCTCTGGGTGTTGCGTGACATCCTCGGCCTGACCGGAACCAAATTCGGCTGCGGCATCGCGCAATGCGGCGCCTGCACCGTGCATATCGACGGCAAGCCGGTGCGCTCCTGCATGCTGCCGGTCGGCGCGCTGCGCGACCGCGCCGTCACCACCATCGAGGGCGTCGGCGCGACGCCGGCCGGCGCCAAGGTGCAGAAGGCCTGGCTCGATCTCGAGGTGATCCAGTGCGGTTATTGCCAGCCGGGCCAGGTCATGTCGGCAGCGGCGCTGCTGGCTTCGACCCCCAATCCCGACGATTCCGATATCGATGCCGCGATGGCGGGAAATATCTGCCGCTGCGGCACCTATGTACGGATTCGCGCCGCCATCAAGCAGGCCGCCTCCGGCCGCCAGTCGTGA
- a CDS encoding xanthine dehydrogenase family protein molybdopterin-binding subunit, whose amino-acid sequence MKLAEQNSTDVSRRALLTGGLAGGFLLAFHLPLRALTPNEPVQPPDDTIGKFAPNAFIRIDQAGHTTLVMPQVEMGQGIYTGVAMILAEELDADFSSIVLEHAPPNEKLYANPAFGIQATGGSTSVRVFWKPLRAAGATARAMLIQAAAQQWQVEPASCTASKGEVIHKESGRKLSYGVLAASASSQTPPKDVALKDPKDFVLIGKPLKRFDTPDKANGKVVYGIDAILPGMKFATLKACPVFGGKVGKVDDSAAKKIPGVQKIVVLDDMVAVIGDHMWAAKKGLDALVVDWDEGPNARISSNDIWQDLRAASEKDGAVAKSEGDIAKGLATGDRLDAAYELPFLAHAPMEPLNATVHVKPDSCEIWTGTQIMARVQSEAAKAAGLPVEKVTVNNHLIGGGFGRRLEPDMVVAAVRVAKEVDGPVKVVWTREEDIQHDIFRPVYRDTIAATLSDGKIIGWKYKVAGSSIIARWLPPAFQKGIDIDAIDSAADLPYDIPNVHVEYVRAEPPAVPTGFWRGVGPNNNVFAIECFMDELARKAGKDPIDFRRGMLGKNPRLLAALNLVAEKSGWGQPLPARVGRGVSAQPSFGSFIATVVEAEIDEQGEVHLRRVTSAVDTGIAVNPDTIMAQLEGGLIFGLTAALYGEITIDKGRVQQSNFNDYRMLRIDQVPKIDVHVIKSGEAPGGIGETGVTAGPPALRNAIYAATGVALRRLPIDRAMISAGKKS is encoded by the coding sequence ATGAAACTCGCAGAACAGAATTCAACTGACGTTTCGCGCCGCGCGCTGTTGACCGGTGGTCTGGCGGGCGGATTTCTGCTCGCCTTCCATCTCCCGCTCCGCGCGCTGACGCCAAACGAACCGGTGCAGCCGCCGGACGACACGATCGGCAAGTTTGCGCCCAACGCCTTCATCCGCATCGACCAGGCCGGCCACACCACGCTGGTCATGCCGCAGGTCGAGATGGGGCAAGGAATCTATACGGGGGTGGCAATGATCTTGGCCGAAGAACTGGACGCCGATTTTTCATCGATCGTTCTTGAGCATGCCCCGCCTAACGAGAAGCTTTACGCAAATCCAGCTTTCGGCATCCAGGCGACGGGAGGCTCTACGTCGGTCCGGGTCTTTTGGAAACCGCTCCGCGCGGCCGGCGCGACAGCCCGCGCCATGCTCATTCAAGCCGCCGCACAACAGTGGCAGGTAGAGCCGGCAAGCTGCACGGCATCGAAAGGCGAGGTCATTCATAAAGAGAGCGGGCGCAAGCTTTCCTATGGCGTGCTGGCGGCGAGCGCGAGCAGCCAGACGCCGCCAAAGGATGTCGCGCTCAAGGATCCCAAGGATTTCGTGCTGATCGGCAAGCCGCTGAAACGCTTCGACACACCCGACAAGGCCAACGGCAAGGTTGTCTACGGGATCGACGCGATCCTGCCCGGCATGAAGTTCGCAACGCTCAAGGCGTGTCCGGTGTTCGGCGGCAAGGTCGGCAAGGTTGACGACAGCGCCGCCAAGAAAATCCCGGGCGTGCAGAAGATCGTCGTGCTGGACGATATGGTCGCCGTTATCGGCGATCACATGTGGGCGGCAAAGAAAGGCCTCGACGCGCTCGTGGTTGACTGGGACGAAGGCCCGAACGCGCGCATCAGTTCGAACGACATCTGGCAGGATTTGCGCGCAGCAAGCGAAAAGGACGGCGCGGTCGCGAAATCGGAAGGCGATATCGCCAAGGGCCTTGCGACCGGCGACAGGCTGGATGCGGCATACGAGCTGCCGTTTCTGGCGCATGCGCCGATGGAGCCGCTGAACGCCACGGTTCATGTCAAGCCCGACTCCTGCGAAATCTGGACCGGCACCCAGATCATGGCCCGGGTGCAGTCGGAGGCGGCGAAAGCGGCCGGGCTCCCGGTCGAGAAAGTGACCGTCAATAACCACCTGATCGGCGGCGGTTTCGGCCGCAGGCTCGAGCCCGACATGGTGGTCGCGGCCGTTCGTGTGGCGAAAGAGGTCGATGGTCCGGTAAAGGTAGTGTGGACCCGCGAGGAAGACATCCAGCACGATATCTTTCGTCCGGTCTATCGCGACACCATTGCCGCGACGTTGTCCGACGGCAAGATCATCGGCTGGAAATACAAGGTCGCAGGCTCGTCCATCATCGCGCGCTGGCTGCCGCCGGCGTTCCAGAAGGGCATCGACATCGACGCCATCGATAGCGCGGCCGACCTGCCTTACGACATTCCCAACGTCCATGTCGAATATGTGCGGGCCGAACCACCGGCGGTGCCGACCGGGTTCTGGCGCGGCGTCGGCCCCAACAACAACGTTTTCGCGATCGAATGCTTCATGGACGAACTCGCGCGCAAGGCGGGCAAGGATCCGATCGATTTCCGCCGCGGCATGCTCGGAAAGAACCCGCGCCTGCTGGCCGCGCTCAATCTGGTGGCAGAAAAATCCGGTTGGGGTCAGCCGCTCCCGGCGCGCGTCGGGCGCGGCGTCAGCGCGCAGCCGTCGTTCGGCAGTTTTATTGCGACCGTGGTGGAAGCAGAAATCGACGAACAAGGCGAGGTGCATCTGCGCCGGGTGACATCGGCGGTCGATACCGGCATCGCCGTTAATCCCGATACCATCATGGCGCAGCTCGAAGGCGGCCTGATCTTCGGCCTGACGGCAGCGCTCTACGGCGAGATCACCATCGACAAGGGCCGCGTGCAGCAATCCAACTTCAACGACTACCGCATGCTGCGCATCGACCAAGTGCCGAAGATCGACGTCCACGTCATCAAGAGCGGCGAGGCGCCCGGCGGTATCGGCGAGACCGGCGTGACGGCCGGGCCGCCGGCGCTGCGCAACGCGATTTATGCCGCAACCGGCGTCGCCTTGCGGCGGCTGCCGATCGACCGCGCCATGATTTCAGCGGGGAAAAAATCATGA
- a CDS encoding cytochrome c, which yields MSAARRIWLSVVAIVVIALGLGILFVRGPGPMTFTRDAKVTLADYHGPDPTGVPASLAKADIIERGAYLARAADCMVCHTTEGGKPYAGGLGFRLPFGTLYSTNITPDKETGIGNYSDQDFINAVHRGVRRDGARLYPAMPFTSYTYITDADALAIKAYLFSLPPVRAVAPENTLQFPFNQRWAMSIWSAVFNPDTRFEPDPEKSPEWNRGAYLAEALAHCGECHTPRNLAFALDNHKKFQGAVTAGWRAFNISSDKATGVGAWRDEDLVAYLRIGHADGHGTASGPMAEAVDHSFYQFAPEDIRAVLAYLRTVPPIASPDLPATLAPPAPPSHKQGVTADARGKMVFEGACVSCHGWTGESPISPFATITGAWAVNDPSAINVAQVVIHGTRRHNPPDAISMPAFGNAYSDDEIAAVANYVTARFGAKPSQLTAKDVAELRQQASE from the coding sequence ATGAGCGCCGCGCGTCGCATTTGGCTCAGCGTTGTCGCGATCGTCGTGATCGCGCTGGGGCTCGGAATCCTGTTCGTTCGCGGGCCCGGCCCGATGACCTTCACGCGCGACGCAAAGGTAACGCTCGCGGATTATCACGGCCCCGATCCGACCGGCGTTCCGGCGTCGCTCGCCAAGGCTGATATCATCGAGCGCGGCGCTTATCTCGCGCGAGCCGCGGACTGCATGGTCTGCCACACCACGGAAGGCGGCAAGCCCTATGCCGGCGGGCTTGGTTTCCGACTGCCGTTCGGAACGCTCTATTCCACCAACATCACCCCGGACAAAGAGACCGGCATCGGCAATTACAGCGACCAGGATTTTATCAATGCCGTTCATCGCGGCGTCCGCCGCGACGGCGCCAGACTTTATCCGGCGATGCCGTTTACCTCCTATACCTACATCACCGACGCCGACGCGCTAGCCATCAAAGCCTACCTGTTCAGCTTGCCGCCGGTGCGGGCGGTGGCGCCCGAAAACACGCTACAATTTCCGTTCAACCAGCGCTGGGCGATGAGCATCTGGTCGGCGGTGTTCAATCCGGACACCCGCTTCGAGCCCGACCCGGAAAAGTCTCCGGAGTGGAATCGCGGCGCCTATCTCGCGGAGGCGCTGGCGCATTGCGGCGAATGCCATACGCCGCGCAATCTGGCGTTTGCGCTCGACAACCACAAGAAATTCCAGGGCGCGGTGACCGCGGGCTGGCGCGCCTTCAACATCTCTTCGGACAAGGCCACCGGCGTCGGCGCCTGGCGCGACGAGGATCTCGTCGCCTATCTCCGGATCGGTCACGCCGACGGCCACGGCACCGCCTCAGGGCCGATGGCCGAAGCGGTCGACCACAGTTTTTACCAGTTCGCGCCGGAAGACATCCGCGCCGTGCTGGCCTACCTGCGCACCGTGCCGCCGATCGCCTCGCCCGATCTGCCCGCGACCTTGGCGCCGCCGGCGCCGCCATCGCACAAGCAGGGCGTCACGGCGGACGCACGCGGCAAGATGGTGTTCGAAGGCGCCTGCGTCAGTTGCCATGGCTGGACCGGCGAGAGCCCGATCTCGCCCTTCGCCACCATCACCGGCGCCTGGGCGGTCAACGACCCCAGCGCGATCAATGTGGCGCAAGTCGTGATTCACGGAACCAGGCGGCATAACCCGCCCGATGCCATCTCGATGCCCGCGTTCGGCAATGCCTATTCCGACGACGAGATCGCAGCGGTGGCCAATTACGTCACCGCCCGCTTCGGAGCCAAGCCATCGCAGCTCACCGCCAAGGACGTGGCCGAGTTGCGACAGCAGGCGTCGGAGTAG
- a CDS encoding hybrid sensor histidine kinase/response regulator: MTKPRKDKPSKLEKGFRDSERNFRLLVQGVTDYAICMLDPEGHVINWNAGAERIKGYKAKQILGKHFSIFYTPEDREAGLPAKALATARKEKHFLTDGWRVRKDGSRFFASVVIDPIFEKRKLIGYAKITRDVTERQQALEDLNKSESQFRMLVGGVTDYALYMLTPTGVISNWNAGGQRIKGYLPSEIIGQNFSNFYTPADRAAGKPQRALEIAEETGHYEEEGWRVRKDGSFFWASVVIDPIRDDRGQLIGFAKITRDITERREAQQRLEEMQRQLAESQKMDALGQLTGGVAHDFNNLLMIIAGNLHRIKKELSSEAGLKALNAIDIASQRAASLTSQLLTFARRQSVNPQAIDVVKRVMSLREVLNSGLGSAVALEVDFADGVWPIVADPAEFETALVNLVVNARDAMPDGGAVTISAYNEAESGQVVVGVADTGVGIPDDVLAKVFEPFFTTKPIGKGTGLGLSQVHGFAHQAGGNVEISSQLGKGTTVRMRLPRAASDENQDSEGSSKSGSGTILLVEDNPEVADASTGLLEQLGYQVRWVSDAETALQEIERDGIDIVFSDIVMPGKMDGVNLARAIRKMKPDLPVLLTTGYSGSPKDLHIDFPVLKKPYLLQELSLELTKLTEG; this comes from the coding sequence ATGACCAAACCAAGAAAAGACAAACCATCGAAACTGGAAAAAGGCTTTCGCGACAGCGAGCGCAACTTCCGGCTCCTGGTGCAGGGCGTTACCGATTACGCGATCTGCATGCTCGATCCTGAAGGCCACGTCATCAACTGGAATGCCGGCGCCGAACGGATCAAGGGCTACAAGGCCAAGCAAATTCTCGGCAAGCATTTTTCCATCTTTTATACACCCGAAGATCGCGAGGCGGGTCTTCCGGCCAAGGCGCTGGCAACGGCGCGCAAAGAGAAGCATTTCCTCACCGACGGCTGGCGCGTTCGCAAAGATGGTTCGCGGTTTTTTGCCTCCGTTGTCATCGATCCGATCTTCGAAAAGCGAAAGCTGATCGGTTACGCCAAGATCACGCGTGACGTGACCGAGCGACAGCAGGCGCTGGAGGACCTCAACAAGAGCGAGAGCCAGTTCCGGATGCTGGTTGGAGGCGTCACCGACTACGCGCTTTATATGCTGACGCCAACCGGGGTCATTTCGAACTGGAACGCCGGGGGCCAACGCATCAAGGGCTATCTGCCTTCGGAAATCATCGGCCAGAATTTTTCGAACTTTTACACCCCGGCCGATCGGGCCGCGGGCAAGCCGCAGCGCGCCCTAGAGATCGCCGAGGAAACCGGCCACTACGAGGAAGAAGGCTGGCGCGTCCGAAAGGACGGCTCGTTTTTCTGGGCCAGTGTCGTCATCGATCCGATCCGCGACGACCGCGGTCAACTGATCGGGTTTGCAAAAATCACCCGCGATATTACCGAGCGGCGCGAAGCGCAGCAGAGGCTCGAAGAGATGCAGCGGCAGCTCGCCGAATCGCAAAAGATGGACGCGCTCGGCCAATTGACCGGCGGCGTCGCGCACGACTTCAATAATCTGCTCATGATCATCGCGGGCAACCTTCATCGCATCAAGAAAGAGCTGTCGAGCGAGGCGGGTCTCAAAGCGTTGAATGCCATCGACATTGCCTCCCAGCGCGCGGCCTCACTGACCAGCCAATTGCTGACCTTCGCGCGGAGGCAGAGCGTCAATCCGCAGGCCATCGATGTCGTCAAGCGGGTGATGTCGTTGCGCGAGGTCCTCAATAGCGGCCTCGGTAGCGCCGTTGCGCTGGAAGTCGACTTCGCCGACGGCGTTTGGCCGATCGTCGCCGACCCCGCCGAGTTCGAAACGGCGCTGGTCAATCTGGTCGTCAATGCGAGGGACGCGATGCCGGACGGCGGCGCCGTCACCATCTCCGCATACAATGAGGCCGAATCCGGACAAGTCGTTGTCGGTGTCGCGGATACCGGTGTCGGAATTCCGGACGACGTTCTTGCCAAGGTGTTCGAGCCCTTTTTCACCACCAAGCCTATCGGCAAAGGAACCGGACTTGGCCTTTCGCAGGTTCATGGGTTTGCCCATCAGGCTGGCGGCAACGTCGAGATATCCAGCCAGCTCGGCAAGGGAACGACAGTCCGCATGCGCCTGCCGCGGGCTGCCAGCGACGAAAATCAGGATTCGGAGGGGTCAAGCAAATCCGGTTCCGGGACTATCCTCCTCGTCGAAGACAATCCGGAAGTGGCCGATGCCTCTACCGGATTGCTCGAACAGCTCGGATATCAGGTTCGCTGGGTGTCCGATGCCGAAACGGCACTGCAGGAAATCGAGCGCGACGGCATCGACATCGTTTTTTCCGACATCGTGATGCCGGGAAAGATGGACGGCGTGAATCTCGCGCGTGCCATCAGAAAGATGAAGCCCGACCTGCCGGTGCTGCTCACGACCGGATACAGCGGCAGCCCGAAGGATCTGCACATCGACTTTCCGGTGTTGAAGAAACCCTATCTGCTGCAGGAACTGAGCCTGGAACTCACCAAATTGACCGAGGGCTAG
- a CDS encoding YncE family protein has product MSHPLSTIVTMLAGIVVLANTAVFAQPAETAPLQLEAKIPLGDVRGRIDHMAVDLKRQRLFVAELGNGSVGIVDLQNRKLIRRISGLKEPQGVGYEPSTDMLYIANAGDGSVRLFEGNDYKSAGQIELGDDADNIRIDAATSRVFIGYGNGALAVIDPSTHGKVGDVPVKAHPEAFQIDPDTSQIFVNVPDGHGIAVVDRVSQKQIAKWPTHGRGANFPMALDQGRRQVLVIFRAPAELGVFSMTGGKLIATAETCGDADDLFVDAKRARVYVSCGAGFLDVFEPKGVAYRQLARIPTVSGARTSLFVPELDRLIVAVRASPEVPAAIWLYRPLP; this is encoded by the coding sequence ATGTCACATCCGCTCTCGACGATCGTGACCATGTTAGCCGGCATCGTGGTGCTGGCTAACACCGCAGTGTTTGCCCAGCCCGCGGAGACGGCGCCGCTCCAGCTTGAGGCAAAGATTCCCTTGGGCGACGTGCGCGGCCGGATCGACCACATGGCTGTTGATTTGAAGCGGCAACGTCTATTCGTTGCCGAATTAGGAAATGGCAGCGTTGGAATTGTCGATCTCCAAAATCGCAAGTTGATCCGCAGGATTTCAGGACTGAAGGAGCCCCAGGGCGTCGGCTACGAGCCGTCGACCGACATGCTTTATATCGCTAATGCCGGAGATGGCTCGGTACGATTGTTTGAAGGAAACGACTACAAGTCCGCCGGACAGATCGAGCTTGGCGACGACGCGGACAATATTCGCATCGACGCCGCGACCAGTCGGGTCTTCATCGGATACGGCAACGGGGCGCTTGCCGTCATCGATCCTTCGACCCATGGCAAGGTTGGCGACGTTCCGGTGAAGGCGCACCCCGAAGCTTTCCAGATCGACCCGGATACCAGCCAGATCTTCGTCAACGTGCCGGATGGCCACGGTATCGCAGTCGTTGACCGCGTCTCGCAAAAGCAGATCGCGAAATGGCCAACCCATGGTCGGGGCGCGAATTTTCCAATGGCGCTCGATCAAGGCCGCCGCCAGGTTCTTGTAATCTTTCGGGCTCCTGCGGAGCTCGGCGTTTTTTCCATGACTGGTGGCAAGCTCATTGCGACCGCCGAGACCTGCGGTGATGCTGATGACCTGTTTGTCGATGCGAAGCGGGCGCGCGTTTACGTGAGCTGTGGCGCCGGTTTCCTCGACGTTTTCGAGCCAAAAGGTGTGGCATACCGCCAACTCGCGCGTATTCCGACGGTTTCGGGCGCGCGCACCTCGCTCTTCGTGCCCGAACTTGATCGTTTGATAGTTGCCGTTCGAGCGAGTCCGGAAGTACCAGCAGCGATTTGGCTGTACCGTCCGCTGCCTTGA
- a CDS encoding superoxide dismutase — translation MPYQAKPLSLDPKSIKGISEKVLVSHYENNYVGAVKRLNAIGTQLAELDFAKAPNFVINGLKREELIAANSMILHEIYFDGLGGGASASGALAGAIARDFGSLERWRTEFAAMGKAEGGGSGWVILSYSPRDKRLVNQWAADHTTTLAGGRPVLVLDMYEHAYHMDYGAAAARYVDIYMEAIRWDNALRLYDQYSRES, via the coding sequence ATGCCGTATCAAGCAAAACCTTTGTCACTCGATCCGAAGTCGATCAAGGGCATTTCTGAAAAAGTGCTCGTAAGCCATTACGAAAATAACTACGTCGGCGCCGTAAAACGCCTCAACGCGATCGGCACGCAGCTCGCCGAACTCGATTTCGCCAAGGCGCCGAATTTTGTGATCAACGGCTTGAAGCGCGAGGAATTGATCGCCGCGAACTCGATGATCCTGCACGAGATCTATTTCGACGGGCTCGGTGGCGGTGCCAGTGCGAGCGGCGCGCTGGCAGGCGCCATCGCGCGGGATTTCGGCAGCCTCGAGCGTTGGCGCACGGAATTCGCCGCGATGGGCAAGGCGGAAGGCGGCGGCTCGGGCTGGGTGATCCTGTCCTATTCGCCGCGCGACAAGCGCCTCGTCAATCAATGGGCGGCGGACCACACCACGACATTGGCCGGCGGCCGGCCGGTGCTGGTGCTCGACATGTACGAGCACGCCTATCACATGGACTACGGCGCCGCAGCCGCGCGCTATGTCGACATCTACATGGAGGCAATCCGCTGGGACAACGCTTTGAGGCTGTACGATCAGTACAGCCGCGAAAGCTAG